GGGGCACATGCATTCGTCTACATAGGTATCTAGCATCTTCTTAAACTTACTGCTGGTGGAGTTGAAAACACTGCCTGGTGAAGAGGATAACGTACCCATATTGGTGGTGGGTCCATAACCATTAGCGGCCACCGAAGCGCCATAAGAGCCGCCCGAACTGTGTGGCGTAGAAGCGCTACTGCAATAACCGCCACGTGGGCTAACGCTGCTCGACTGTGCCCGCTGATAATCGTCCTCGGTCCATTGGCCGGCGGTATCTTGAACGCTCACAGCCAGCTGGCCGGTGTAGGAGTTGAAGCCGGTTGAGCCGCCAGGAGATCTGAGAGCAAAGGAGGAACATCATTTAGTGAATTGAATTAGTAAAGTTGGTTATAGCTAAAAGTATCGTATGAGTGCGAGTTATGCTTACCTTGGCATCGAATACAAGGCTTCAACTAAGTCGGCTGCTCTCTTGAGTATGATTTCCTTTTGCAACTTCTCCGGATCACCAGGATGACGTGGTATGAGTTTTTGTAGGCGTTGAAAACCATAATCGATGGTTGGCTCGTTGAGGGCTgcttaaagtgaaaaataaagggTTTAGTAACATCTGGACTAGCTTAAGTTTGCAGGATAAATgtgcttttttctatttttatgttatttttaatagcattctgcctttattatacattttttactcaCAAACATAAACAAAACGCCCCGGTGAACCTTTGCAAAACTGTTTGCTCTTGTATGACAAAGTCACCTCCACCACACCGGGTATGTGTCGTGGTGGTGTCTGCACCCGAATGGCATGCGATGTAATCAGTTCGCTCCAAACGAGCATTGTGCCGAAGACAACTTGGAGGCCATCAAAGAAATTATCACCAACAATAATGACTGTGGCGCCGCCAGAAGTCCAACCCTCACTGGGCGAAATCGCTTTGATGCAGGGCGTGGCCACAGGCAATGGTGGATAGAGACCTGTGgggataaataattaaaatttaataaagagtTAAATGCTATTAATGGATATGATAAGGGCGGTAGGATAGTGTTGTTAAGTGTACGACCGTATTGCTAATAAACTAAAATGGTGTACGAATGTTAAAAGTTAAGAgagttagtaaaaaaattaaaatacaaaaaagttgttGCACCTAAAGTTATGCTAAGCAAAACTCCTTTCCATGTGAGTCAAACAATTTTCCACTATTCAGTGTTTTACTTAGAAATGTGGAGCATAAATTTGGGCGCACTTTTGCAATGCCAGTTTtaattaaagggttttccaataacaggtgttacaggtgaatggattgcactatcgatgatgattaacaatttcttCTGGCcggatctggacaacgtttattttgaacaagacggcgctacgtgccacacaagcaacggaaccattgatcttttacggaaaaagtttccggtccgtgttatctctcgaagaggtgatcacaattggccaccgagatcttgtgatttaacaccttgtgacttttttctttggagccgcgtgaaagagaagatctacgccaacagcccggGATGGATTCAAgtcctcaaagatggaattcttgaggttatcgaggacatacggcagccactttgcaattcggttatggaaaattttatgaaaaggatattgtcctgtaagcgtggtcgtggtggtcatttacctgatgttattttccactattaacggcataccttccgctttataatgaaataaacatccgatcatttatattaaaaaatagcatttttctttgaatatcaaaataacatctctgtttggaaaaccctatatttagttcaattataaattgaaaaattatcaaaataaaaattcgaagtACTGTTCAAAATTACAAACTACTTAagcattcaaaaactttttcgattttcTTCACTAAACAACTGATAGCAAACTGAAAAATAGTGTAAGTAATTTTGTTACGGACCATCATAGGTACTGTCAGGCGCGAGTGGGTGACCCGTTAAGGACAGGGAGGAGTTTCCTGTACCTTCCGTGGTATCCAAGCGTTTAGCGCGACGTCCATGTTTCGAATTGTTATGTACGAACATATTATCGGATATGGCTAAAAGCGGGCCGTCAACGGTCACTTGAGTGGAGATGACAACCTAGAGCGAGAGAAGAGAGTTTAAAGACATACATATTTCGAAAgtaaatataagtacatagtTGAATATAGAATTTAGAATCAAGTGAGAGGTCATTTAGGTGGTAAGATTTTTAATTTGTCCAAAGCTTTAGATTTTATGATTATTAGATTAAATGAAGttctaattataaatatatttttcttaattttttgaaaaaaaatcttttttttttatgaaaatacaactttattttgaaaaaatggttacgagtgaatcattgaaagtattgcccatcgctgtctattactttttcccatctttctggtagatcttgtataccgtcgcggtaaaactggtcatcttttgaggctatccacggatcaagccattttttgatgtcttcatatgaatggaactgcggGTCAgttagaccatgtgccatcgatcggaacaggtgacaACCGGACGGCGTAATATCTTGAGAATACGGcaaatttcccatttcagtgtttgcaggtaggttttaacgggtttggcaacgtgaggccgagcattgtcatgctgtagaatcactttttcatgcctctccgcgtattgtggccgcttctcgcgcattgctcagctcaatcgcatcaattgaagtcaatACCGATATCCAGTgatggttttaacagttcataataaataataccaacttggtcccaccaaatacacagcataacctttgcagcgtgaatattcggccgaggcgacgatgtAAAAGCATttccgggcagtccccatgactttcttttctttggattgctgtattgaatccatttttcatcacccatcacgatgcaatgaagaaaaccctttctttttccgctggagcagttgtttacaggaaacgaaaaaatacgaaaaacgacgttcaacatcccctggttttaactcataaggaacccaagtcccctgtttttgaatcattcccaatgcatgcaatcgcttggaaatggattggcgggtaactcctaatactgaagtaagttcttcttgcgtttgacacggatcctcattgagcaataccCCCAATTCAgcatcttcgaaggtttttggccttccgtcgcgcggacggtcgtcaacattaaaatcaccgtctttgaaacgacggaaccaatctcggcactttgtttcacttaaagcagcatctccataaactttttgtagctctcgatgcgcttcagccgccgttttgttcgagtgaaagagaaaaatcaacacttctcgcaaatgacgattattcggtacaaaatcagacattttcacaaaaacaaaaacaaaatcactaatgtatcaaagcagtttgtttaccatatgtctaagcttggtttctaacgtttaggttatgttagaatcggctagcacacactgctggcgaaatttattgacaaacagcggggaCTTAGTTGCGAACctaataatttaatgtttttttttttaattttatgggtttgtttttaatatttatttataatttgtccAATGCTTTAGATTATGTGATTATAAAACTAAATGAGGttttagttataaatattttttccttcatttttgaaatttggctctattttacatatttttttttttttttttaatacttattttttatttgtccaAAACTTTAggcttaaattaaataaaattttagttataataagtttttcctaattttttggaatttggctctatttaaatttttttttgtttgattttatgttatttttatttcatatttttttttttaataattctttttctatttttaatgtgTCGAAAGCTTTATGCTAAAGCTTAagattaaataaagttttggttataaatatttttgtttgaaattcggcgctattttaatttttttttgttattttacgtttttgtttttaatatttttttttaatttgtccaAAGCTTTAGATAATgtgattataaaattaaatgcagttttagttaaaaatatttttttctaaattaaaaattaattttttttctgttttttaatatttacctgAAAGCGTCTCATATCTCTTGGATTGCCGGCGTTCTTCAAACAATTTTGATTGCATTTTAGAAAGAATTTCAGGAAAAATctgtgaaaatacaaaaatacaaaagttttaaaCAACTGAAACTTtagttagaaaatataaaacaaattaaaattcttagatttttttagttaataaaatataaaatattttaaaattcgtAGGCTGCTtaatttaacaattatttttgcgcactaggtttcataggtatacatgATGCAATGCGCCATTACCTCAAACTGCACAAAAATAAccgtagcaacaacaacaacaatggcctGCCCCACCTTCCTTCTCAACTTCAACAAAAGAGTATCAATTGCTGTCGTTGCTTtcaatactaataataaataataaagaaaacagaTGTTTGCCCTACAGCGAAAAAGTTTATTTGCCTCTTTAGTTGGTCGCCTTTACTATTCGGCCTCCGGCGCTTTTCGCCAGTCGATCTTAATCAAATATACACTTCTACCGGCTGGCAATCAATAGACGCGTCTACCAAAAAGCCCAAACAGgcaaaaaggcaaaaacaagaaaaagagtGCACGGCAGTAGTTGACACGAGTTGTAGTTGCCCCCTTCTTCAACGGCGAATGTCCTTTTGTGCGGGTGTGATGCTCCTGCGGCGCTGTAGTCAGCGTAAAGCAGTTCAGGGGTGCCAGCTGAGCGGCGCTGTTCTCGTTGTGTTAATAACAAATCAGTCGAACTGGCAAACACCGGAAGCCGGTGCTGTATGTGCATGATACTCTCGATACTCTTACTTACTCACTTACTCACTTATGTgcataaacaaataaacttaaGCACttaagtaggtatgtgtgtcACATGCACGTACGTTCATATGTGCCCTCTCAAGTGTGCGCTCTTCACCGGCattgtttaataatttgtttatccCATTGAGGGTGTTAATAGATGTAAATTATATTAACGAATGCTGAGctactttttgttttacaaatacacagttttgaagttttccaaGCTAGTATTTCAACACTTAAATTTTCTATGTACTTGTAAAAAACGTAATGAAAGTGGAAATAAAGGACGCGCACATGTAAATTTGGTAAGTGAATGCCGAAGATCTCAAATTACTTCGATTGATTAACTGCATTTGGACAACGGGAGTGTGAGGGGAAGCACAGGGGAGCGAAAAGGAAATGTTTGACTATTCtgtgttgaaaaattattcCGGTTacgcttaaatatttttgtacttttttttttctttttcttttgcatgCTGCCAGAAATGAACAGATGTTGAATTCAATCAGCAATGAGATTTAAACGGAAGCGAATTACGGCAACTGGTGGGGATGTGGTATTTCGGTTGTAACTTAGGCGTTGCTTTGAGCGATAGTTTTTAAGGTAAAAGCGAAAAACGAGAAATAAGTACTACTCATTAAATGGAAAAAGGATGGGGCATTTTTATATTGATGAGATTAGTTAAAGAGAGGGCaagtttgcaaaacaaaaaaacaaaaaattgtagctCTACCACCTATGAGGTATTTAAGAGGGAAAATGGTCTCCCAAAATTCCCTTGAGAGTATACGACAAATTTCCGGTATCTGTTCACCCCGgtccacagtgcggccgattcccgaaaagctggccaaaactcaaaaaattaagtaattgattcaaaattttttactcgggggttgtcggggtcgctgattacgaatttgatcttaaaattttgaaaatccacccccttccacccctattggccaccccctcacgtgaaatagcgtatattctagaacataatcaagatgcatgtaaatttatatgttttcggggtcgcaaggtagcaagtggtagcagctgagtcttgttttattcagtaaccattacttttttgagtaacctttaataggtttcaaagcagcatatgacggcgttgtattactatacagtttgaaaactcaaattttataaaaaaaattgcaaaaaatgtatctacgtattgctgcagctaaaaattttgtgtcgaggtattgatatgtactaaagatttctcgtattttactaaccttccgaagatgattccatttggttttgttcaatttactccattacaaaatctttcaaatgtgtacaactttcactattcatcgacagtaatacgatgctcaaacgaaggccacgttgcgactgaaaatacagaggatacttagggtaccggacgttgctatgaacggttttcactactcaaggcattactgtagccaacccaaagacaaaaaaactatatctagaaactttttttttcgacttttggccagctttttgggaatcggccgcactgttttgaaaatatgaCTGCATTTATCACTCGAGTCTCCTACAAGAACGAGTGGGAAgatgttcccacgacagtcggctcaacgttaccggaatgaACCGTATTTATATCCGACTAAGGACTGCCATTTCAGCAGCATACAAGcacgggaaatgtttatgctgctagaaTAACAACAATGAGTGGGAAGATTATTAAGCAATTCTGGAGTACCTGCACGCGAAGTGTTTCATACAATCCTTTTCACTCGtgcattgtttaaaaatttaatcaaaaagtaGGGAGCggagcctcaccatcttgagtgaaaaccataaagttaccttaatctgggtcccgggacatcggaacattgaaggtaacgaaaaagcagatgaactggcaagagggggatctgccatgaacaacgcccttgcagaatcggtactcacaccattaggtgctgtcaagagtacaatttcccaaaaatacctccgaatcgcggactgcaggtggaaagtccagacgaaatgcaaaattagcagaacgttatggcccacctacaacctcacccaatcgtcggcattaataagaatgaaacgacgggacgcctggagactaacggcagtcataactggcttttggtctatcggagaacaagcagccaaaatgggtatccctcacaatacgtACTGTCACAGTGGcaaacaaccagagaaaaaggagacaatcttccatttcctctgtgaatgccctgccctatggaagggcaGAATGTTAACTCctggccaaccgctgttcgggaatctcgaacaactatctggcttagacgttaacaaccgaataaggttccttaaccgcacagactggatatagttatgctgtaaataaccgttaaacaaattggtaacgaggatgtggcaacaaaatggcgcggaagcgctagttggattctggaagaatcagcaatttaaccaaccaaccaaccagggaGCGGAATACGCTCGCAGGTGCACTTATTCAACAGAGCTTCCGACGGAACGACCAATACTGAGTGTTCAACCTCTTTTTCAATAGTCAGGTGGCCATTAAATAATTCGACTGCTGCAAAATCTCATCAAGAACAGCGATCGAGTGCCACCTGAGCAGGTAATTGTGCAGTGTAAGGATTTGCGTGGAAGGGAGTTTCTATGTGCCATCAGTTCGAGTAACTCTTATAATTCGGGAGTACCGTTAACTTCTTGTAAACTCTGGCTTATAGTAAACTTTGACGAACAAATCTCAGGAAAAAATTTTGACCGCCTCATTCACGTCGAGGCATCCGCAATTCCTCACGAGACTGGAAACTGCTGGTCATAGGCTAATGGAAACTCATGTCAGTCGAATGTATCTGCAAACAAACGTATTTTGCCGCAGTTGCCGTGACTACGAAGAAATCTAAAGCGTTGCACAGTATATCTTCCTTTCATTACTGTTATTTGATTGTCTATCGAATCTGAGTTCCGCGTGCATGCATTCATTTTTAAGACTTACTAAATTCCACACTACGGGAAAGCGTAAAACGAGCCGCTACAGGAGTAAAAGAAGAGGTCTGCCTTTAACTTTGCTGATACAAGCACAAATTGGTGGCTTTACATTTGCCAGCTGAAATGGCAGGCGCTTGCATACTCAACTCCAAAACTGGctagaaattgtttttgtttattcaacGTCGCATTGCTAACACGACAGGCGCCAagcttatcaaaatttcaacagCATtcgataattttctttttcaatttaataaatcCAAATCTTAATTGcctgcaaataattaaaatattgctaAACTTCATTCGATTGAAATTTCCATTTGCTATTTTGGGTAACAAAAAATCACAACTGTAGTAGGGCAGTCGAAATTctcacacacaaaaaaaaaaaaaacaagaaagcgAGCAGAATTGCTATTAAAAATGCTCTAATATAATTAACACATAATTATTGTCGACTGCGCTATAGAATTGCGACAAACCACATGCGCCCCCAATTCTTATCTTAATGCAGACGAGTCTATCATattcgtatttttttcatttccttaatttcaatttgtatgtgtatgaaatatgtgaatatactcgtatgtgtgcaATACTCGTATAAGTGAACTGGACAATAACGTTTCAATAGATAAGATGAGCCCAAGTTTATGTATTCAAACTCTATCGAACACTGCAGGCAATGCGCGAGCAGATGCCAGTTTTTATTGGCACACTTACAACACAAACAAATACGAACGGAGGCTATGATAATCTTCATAAAGCGCGAATTGTCAACTGGCACGCGGCATATGGCACGGCGAGGTCAAACGCAAAATTCTGATTACTTCTTTTCACAATtaattgtgtttcttttttattgtaggcttacgaaaggtcaGGGCTGGTTTAGGCTTGTTAGTGGCTGCCAGCGACTAGGATTTAGGAAGGTGAGACATTAGTGTTCAAAATTGAGATTCAATTTTAAGTCCATGCGGTTTCTTACAATTCAATCAAAAGTGCTTGCTTAATGGTAGAAATACGCTCGTTGacatttattgagccactggTCCGTCTGAAAGggtaaatatatgtaataatatAAGAGGAGTAGTTtagaattgaatttcttcttctaGATTCTTCATATAGCTCATTTTTCCaccgcctacgatactcgccatcgCTAACttgcaaaagttcaaaaatcttccgcagaatctttctctcaaacactccaagggacgcctcatagaatgttgtcatcgtccaagtttctgcgccatacgataggaaggccatgatgagagtcttaaaAAGTGTTAGCTTTGTCCGTCGGTAGAGGACTTCGCTTCTCAATAGCCTGCTTAGATTCTCCATTAGATTTCAAAtatgacattgttatcggtgttaatgctggttcttagATAAAGGAAGTCTCTTACGACCTCGAAATCAAAACtgccaatatcatcggcatcTGCCAGCAATTGAATGCTCTTATAGAAAAttatgcctgagcgattaagttctgcggctcggacgatcttttccagcatcagattaaagaagtcacacgacaccgagtcaccctgtctgaaacctcgtttggtatcaaacggctcggagaggtccttccgaATTCTGATGGGGCTACTGGTATTGAGCAATGTGATTTTGTATAGCCACattagttttgcgggaataCCAAAGTCAGACAATTTTACACGGGtcatttaaaaagttaatttttattgtttttgttgctttgtctCGCACTCcagttcatttttaattaatccCTTCCTGCCCTAAACCGTCACTTTTTCTTTGCTTGCTGGATGGtgtaaaagttttatttagCCAAGAAGGCTTCTTTCTTTACCAGCACATCTGTTAGACAATCTCATATTATCTCTAACCAGTGACCAGAGTCTCTCCCTTTACAGTCATTGAAATGATCTTACAATAGTCGGCGAAATTTTGTGGAACCAGAGGCTCAGGCCAAAGactgtttataaataaaacgcaGAGCTAATCaagtaaaatgcaaattttgtagtttttgtggTCGCCTGGAAGAGGATTTTCAGCCGAAATTTCGAGTTGAATGGTAGCTTTTGCTTCCTACCTTCAGTTGTAGTACTGAGAAGCTAAAATAAGTAAACGGGTGTTGAGTTGAAGGCTTAAAGACACTGGACTATTTGGACCTAACTTCATTTTTTTGATACTAACTCAAACAATTCCGTGTATTTGACCGTCAAAggtattgaattaaaatatcGATATAGAAATGATTTTTTGGATTCGTGAGATTCTAAAAACATACCAATAAACGAATTCAATGGGCACATTTATTGGGCTCACCGatctagtaaaaaaaatatctcttgGAGTATGGACTTATAGGAGTCAGATGATAAAATTTAGTTAGATCGGTTTTGACGTTGATCTATGGTTTTGAGATGAAACATTTGAATAGAGTAAGACTTGTTTCGAGGATGGAAAATTCGAGTGTTATAGTTTAAGATGACCTTCAAGCTAAAAATTgctaaatgaagtaaaattttcTGCACCACTGGACGATAATCTATAGGTACatagaaattttttcttaattctttttGACGTAATCTATGGCATTTGGTtggaaaatttcagtaaaagaGTTTTCTACGATGACTTCATCTTTCTAGAGATTTTTTTGTCGCCCAAATAAGGGatcctacagtttgaagccgccTATAAATCACCGAtgcttttatgagaagctttttcgtgATAGAAATgaactcggaggcttgccattgccagtCGAGTgtcgatcgctattagaaaaaaactttttctgtatTTCGGTGTTTCATGTCTCCAGTGGGCCTCGTACTTGGATTCACTTCAGGTAGAATTTTTTAGTGAATTAGTGATTAGAAAATGCTCGTATAGACTTATGAAATATTCAAACACTTTAAACTCATTCAGATCATTTTCGAAAATGGTCCACAAGTTTAtagctttttcttgtttttttaaataaattgcggCTTGCATTTAGCATTTGGTTATCAAATAATTTTAGGTCGTAAATCAAATTCAGATGCTTGTTGGGACATACTTTTCTACATAGgtgttttatgtacatacatatggatggaTGCGTGTGAGCAACTATAGATTTCAGCATATTTTGATGGCCATGGAAGGGCCTGAAAACTGCGTCATCCCAAGAGACACTTAAAAAAAGTACCAAATGTCtacagatgtacatatgtatgtatgtatttacatatgtaatacACTTAagcacatatacacataataGAACTTAACAGATGTGTGTCAATATTttcgttcatatgtatgtagcttCACATGCgtgtaatatacatacaaaacctacaaatttgttaaatttaaatgttaaaaatagcGATAGTCAAACAGACAAACAGGCTGACAGGCTGGAAAGTAGGACCTGTACGTATACCGAGAGAGTGTCGTGTGTCCTCTTTATCTGTTGTACTAAGTCGAGGTATTTGTTTTCATTCACGAACTTATTTCTGATGTTCAATTTATCTGAATGTgaatgtgtgggtgtgtgtgtgtgtgtaagtgcctGCTGTGCAATGGCTTTGGTATTAAATTGCATAGTGGCGCTCGCAGACGTACAAAATTCATGTCTGTGGTAATTTGAATACGAAGCTGTGCATTTATTgcactacaataaaaacaacaaacgcTTGAAGCGTTTATAGCTCATTTGTAAAGGCATTTGTGCGTATGCTTAtgcgtacatacaaatgtgtgtatgtattgatgttaagtgtttttattgttttcaggCTGCATCGTCAACATGTCACTACAATCACTTAATTTTCTCAGAAGTGTAACAAAGTGATAATGATAATGATTagctgcaacaaaaaaaaaatgtcaacaaaaaaaaatttcaacaaataaaaaaaaaaatgtctcaaaaaacaaaaaataacgctGGGAACAAAAGTAAACACTAAAACGAGCGGaatagaacttttttttataaaaaacagcatATACTATAATAATTTCAAATCAATGCAAGAACAGCTCGCCggacacataaatatttaaccAGATATCTAATTATTCGACAggaacatttttatttgaacatacatacctatttaTGTACACAAGACGTACCGAGATTTACGAGCACAGCTGCCTGACATGTACATgcacacctacatatgtacatacttaggtattatgcacatacatatgtttatactATATGTTCACATGCACGCGTGTAATTGATACTTTTTATTCCTCTTAGCCTTCGCAGTGGTGAAAATCCTGGCTTAgtgtttcgatttttttcgattttttttttagtcctTCTTGACCACCATTTTTAAGCATTTCTTGTCCTGCAAGGGTTCGCTTTTTAAAGCTTTTGTGTATAAGATGTTAAATTTTCGTAGCTGTGTTGCTCGCTTCTTCGAATCTCTCTGTGCTCAATGTTGTGTGAAATTAGCCATTAAAACTTTGAAGCGGCACGCGAACGTGACCAGCTGTTGATAATCTGGGCAGTGAActgattatatgtatatttgcataCTTAGTAtctttgtatgtgtgtaatcATATAAAATTGCGGTTGACTTTAAAAAGATGCTATTGAATATTtagaattgttgtttttgtcgaTGACACAAAGAAAGTATAGCagaaagaattttaaataaagacattcatacatatgtatgtgcatatgtattgtacttatacatacaaagTAGATAGTatgcacatttattttattcaaatttgatAAACcttaaaaaaccgaaaaaacaatgttaattttcagaaaaattaaaaaataacattcaaaaaatgtaaataaatattgaaaaatattaaaaaaaaaatgattttaatacttttaattttttaaaatttaattttaatattttttttagctgcagtGTGCTGAATGGCCGACACTTCGACCTAAAAGATTTTTTGTGCCCATACCCTATTAAATAATGTTCGGTAtttgtaaaaacaataaaaatttaatattcttatgGTTATTTTTTTTACCGAAAATAAGTAAACTTATAGAAAAAGTTcttacgttaccgaaacgaccccgggcttatattcggccaaggactgtcactccagcgtGGAGAATGTACATGTGTGTAggtgcatactcgtacatgtgtGCGGAATTtcgtgctgctacaacaacaacaaaaataatcgtccttttgtttttctaaatgcTTATACTCTTTTAATAGAGTAC
The sequence above is drawn from the Anastrepha obliqua isolate idAnaObli1 chromosome 4, idAnaObli1_1.0, whole genome shotgun sequence genome and encodes:
- the LOC129244803 gene encoding transcription factor collier isoform X1, which produces MFGLPPTAADMNQPRGPMTSLKEEPLGARAWMQPVIDQSNLGIGRAHFEKQPPSNLRKSNFFHFVIALYDRAGQPIEIERTAFIGFIEKDSESDATKTNNGIQYRLQLLYANGARQEQDIFVRLIDSVTKQAIIYEGQDKNPEMCRVLLTHEVMCSRCCDKKSCGNRNETPSDPVIIDRFFLKFFLKCNQNCLKNAGNPRDMRRFQVVISTQVTVDGPLLAISDNMFVHNNSKHGRRAKRLDTTEGTGNSSLSLTGHPLAPDSTYDGLYPPLPVATPCIKAISPSEGWTSGGATVIIVGDNFFDGLQVVFGTMLVWSELITSHAIRVQTPPRHIPGVVEVTLSYKSKQFCKGSPGRFVYVSALNEPTIDYGFQRLQKLIPRHPGDPEKLQKEIILKRAADLVEALYSMPRSPGGSTGFNSYTGQLAVSVQDTAGQWTEDDYQRAQSSSVSPRGGYCSSASTPHSSGGSYGASVAANGYGPTTNMGTLSSSPGSVFNSTSSSAFSPLISTVSSPWHQALVQHHHTHPHHYHHHAHQPWHNPAASIATAAV
- the LOC129244803 gene encoding transcription factor collier isoform X2: MFGLPPTAADMNQPRGPMTSLKEEPLGARAWMQPVIDQSNLGIGRAHFEKQPPSNLRKSNFFHFVIALYDRAGQPIEIERTAFIGFIEKDSESDATKTNNGIQYRLQLLYANGARQEQDIFVRLIDSVTKQAIIYEGQDKNPEMCRVLLTHEVMCSRCCDKKSCGNRNETPSDPVIIDRFFLKFFLKCNQNCLKNAGNPRDMRRFQVVISTQVTVDGPLLAISDNMFVHNNSKHGRRAKRLDTTEGTGNSSLSLTGHPLAPDSTYDGLYPPLPVATPCIKAISPSEGWTSGGATVIIVGDNFFDGLQVVFGTMLVWSELITSHAIRVQTPPRHIPGVVEVTLSYKSKQFCKGSPGRFVYVSLNEPTIDYGFQRLQKLIPRHPGDPEKLQKEIILKRAADLVEALYSMPRSPGGSTGFNSYTGQLAVSVQDTAGQWTEDDYQRAQSSSVSPRGGYCSSASTPHSSGGSYGASVAANGYGPTTNMGTLSSSPGSVFNSTSRVSGLSFNPFTLPTCNTQGYGTSQLVTSTK